In one Natrarchaeobius halalkaliphilus genomic region, the following are encoded:
- a CDS encoding adenosylcobinamide amidohydrolase has translation MVTAVTEADPPYEATRRDGVLCVRDQETEWLSSGWNGGRTTADCAYNVSVPEGWNRTDLEAYITDRLERARFAGESDPVGNQPAPVRAPVLLTGVDIEHARGARCGSVTAYATAGISNPAALPMEPTSEAGLEDVVSQPGETRTEGPESPGTVNLIVGTTRALAPGALTNALAVAAEAKATTLLAETGFPGTTTDAIVVGHDPRGRRAAFSGSATPVGAATRACIREALRASLRSRYGDSDASVPNTVTDAADGVSTDVEARVFRPPRESSTRDRTADTGS, from the coding sequence ATGGTGACGGCCGTGACTGAGGCGGACCCGCCGTACGAGGCGACTCGGCGCGACGGGGTCCTTTGCGTTCGTGACCAGGAAACGGAGTGGCTCTCGAGCGGCTGGAACGGGGGCCGAACGACGGCCGACTGCGCGTACAACGTCTCGGTTCCGGAGGGGTGGAACCGGACCGATCTCGAGGCGTACATCACCGACCGTCTCGAACGTGCGCGGTTCGCCGGAGAGAGCGACCCTGTCGGGAACCAGCCAGCGCCGGTTCGAGCTCCCGTTCTTCTCACCGGCGTCGACATAGAGCACGCTCGTGGGGCGCGATGTGGGTCCGTGACCGCCTACGCAACCGCCGGGATCTCGAACCCCGCTGCGTTGCCGATGGAGCCGACCAGTGAAGCCGGTCTCGAGGACGTCGTGAGTCAACCGGGAGAGACACGAACAGAGGGACCAGAATCCCCGGGAACCGTCAACCTGATCGTCGGGACGACGCGAGCGCTCGCTCCCGGTGCTCTGACGAACGCGCTCGCGGTCGCCGCGGAAGCGAAGGCCACGACGTTACTGGCCGAAACAGGTTTTCCGGGAACGACGACGGACGCGATCGTCGTCGGTCACGATCCCCGCGGCCGGCGAGCGGCGTTTTCGGGGAGTGCAACCCCGGTCGGTGCGGCGACTCGAGCCTGCATTAGAGAGGCGCTTCGGGCCTCGCTTCGGTCCCGGTACGGCGACTCCGATGCGTCGGTTCCCAACACGGTCACGGATGCGGCCGACGGCGTCTCGACCGACGTCGAGGCCCGAGTGTTTCGACCCCCGCGTGAGTCATCCACTCGCGATCGAACGGCTGATACGGGCTCCTGA
- a CDS encoding threonine-phosphate decarboxylase — protein MDPDCVRTVERVPHGGEPDRDVLDFSANTNPHTPPGVEAVYENALAESTRYPDDAYPEFRAAAAEFVGCDPASVIPTAGGLAAIRLAMAITLGPGEEALVPYPSFGEYARELRLQGGKPRLVRYDELCDLEPAVLESVSFAVVCRPNNPTGDAVGLDELAAFATRCREAETTLLVDEAFLGFTEFPSAVELETENVIVARSLTKLFGLPGLRAGFAVATGEDRDALETGRRAWSLGTPAARVGSYCLRQDEFVAETRTRVRQERERLRDALEERFSVHPSDAPYLLCTLEEGNQDVSSLVASAREKGVAVRDATTFRGLDAHIRVAVKDRDANDRLLASLGVGETNTDGDGRD, from the coding sequence GTGGATCCTGACTGCGTCCGAACCGTCGAGCGAGTCCCCCACGGCGGGGAGCCGGATCGGGACGTCCTCGACTTCTCGGCGAACACGAATCCACACACGCCGCCGGGGGTCGAGGCGGTCTATGAGAACGCACTCGCGGAGTCCACTCGGTACCCCGACGACGCGTATCCAGAGTTTCGGGCCGCCGCGGCCGAGTTCGTCGGCTGCGATCCGGCGTCCGTGATACCCACCGCTGGCGGGCTGGCCGCGATCAGACTGGCGATGGCGATCACGCTCGGGCCGGGTGAAGAGGCGCTGGTTCCGTATCCGAGCTTCGGGGAATACGCTCGCGAACTCCGATTACAGGGCGGGAAACCGCGGTTAGTCAGGTACGACGAGCTATGCGATCTCGAGCCCGCCGTCCTCGAATCGGTCTCGTTCGCGGTCGTCTGTCGGCCGAACAACCCGACCGGTGACGCGGTCGGTCTCGACGAGCTGGCGGCGTTCGCCACTCGCTGTCGCGAGGCGGAAACGACCCTGCTCGTCGACGAGGCGTTTCTCGGGTTTACCGAGTTTCCATCGGCGGTCGAACTCGAGACCGAGAACGTGATCGTCGCCCGCTCGCTGACGAAACTGTTCGGGTTACCAGGGCTGCGGGCCGGCTTCGCCGTCGCGACCGGCGAGGATCGGGACGCACTCGAGACCGGAAGACGGGCCTGGTCGCTCGGAACCCCGGCCGCACGGGTCGGTTCCTACTGTCTCCGTCAGGACGAGTTCGTCGCTGAGACACGAACACGCGTTCGACAGGAACGCGAGCGACTTCGTGACGCGCTCGAGGAACGGTTCAGCGTCCACCCGTCCGACGCTCCCTACCTGCTGTGTACGCTCGAGGAGGGAAACCAGGACGTCTCGAGCCTCGTCGCCTCGGCGCGCGAGAAGGGCGTCGCCGTCCGCGACGCGACGACGTTTCGGGGACTGGACGCACACATCCGCGTCGCCGTCAAGGATCGCGACGCGAACGACCGGTTGCTTGCCTCTCTCGGTGTTGGGGAGACGAATACCGATGGTGACGGCCGTGACTGA
- the cobT gene encoding nicotinate mononucleotide-dependent phosphoribosyltransferase CobT, whose protein sequence is MRVVLPAGTTETALIDGISAAGAAPDLMAHTPSADVEILAYGEPTAAPVTPVSPTGCPTPAAVTRAVREVIGFDLSVVDAGLARSTTAPTVDLGATPGDDIRASVAVPDASTIFDRAYGFGSSLPDDEILLGETVPGGTTTALGVLTALGEPMSVSSSLPENPIERKRRVVEEGLDASDLEAGSCDGNPMAAIRAVGDPVQAVVAGIAAGALESGTDVTLGGGTQMVAVAALLRHAGVDGPLSIATTSFVAAGQGTELLTTCERFDCELVVTDPGFDGRDHVAMSRYCAGEAKEGVAMGGVLSLVDDGGMAAVRAQFAAVCDRLGIDSNADESIDSSESSDDRGS, encoded by the coding sequence ATGCGGGTCGTCCTTCCCGCAGGAACGACCGAAACCGCGCTGATCGACGGTATCAGCGCCGCCGGAGCCGCTCCGGATCTGATGGCGCACACCCCGTCGGCGGACGTCGAAATCCTCGCCTACGGCGAGCCGACGGCCGCACCCGTGACGCCGGTGAGTCCGACGGGCTGTCCGACGCCCGCGGCGGTGACGCGTGCCGTCCGGGAGGTGATCGGCTTCGATCTGTCGGTCGTCGACGCGGGACTCGCCCGCTCGACAACCGCACCGACGGTCGATCTGGGGGCCACGCCCGGTGACGATATTCGGGCGTCAGTCGCCGTCCCGGACGCGTCGACGATCTTCGATCGCGCGTACGGCTTCGGCTCGAGTCTTCCCGACGACGAAATCCTCCTCGGAGAGACCGTTCCCGGCGGGACGACGACGGCACTCGGCGTTCTCACGGCGCTCGGAGAGCCGATGAGCGTGTCGTCGTCGCTTCCCGAGAATCCGATCGAACGAAAGCGCCGCGTCGTCGAGGAGGGACTCGACGCAAGCGATCTCGAGGCGGGCAGCTGTGACGGAAATCCTATGGCGGCGATCCGTGCCGTGGGTGATCCCGTCCAGGCCGTCGTCGCCGGTATCGCGGCGGGCGCGCTCGAATCGGGGACCGACGTCACGCTCGGTGGGGGAACCCAGATGGTCGCCGTGGCCGCGTTACTCCGTCACGCCGGCGTGGACGGTCCGCTCTCGATCGCGACGACGTCGTTCGTCGCTGCCGGGCAAGGCACGGAACTCCTCACGACGTGCGAGCGCTTCGACTGCGAACTCGTCGTGACGGACCCGGGTTTCGACGGACGAGATCACGTCGCGATGAGTCGCTACTGTGCCGGCGAGGCGAAAGAGGGCGTCGCGATGGGTGGAGTCCTCTCGCTCGTCGACGACGGGGGGATGGCGGCGGTACGGGCGCAGTTCGCGGCCGTGTGTGACCGTCTCGGAATCGACTCGAACGCGGATGAGAGCATCGACTCGAGCGAGTCGAGTGACGACCGTGGATCCTGA
- a CDS encoding NTP transferase domain-containing protein, with product MCGGSGTRLESQREKPLHPIGGVPMVDRVATALEASRIETIYAAVSPNAPETRAHLERSSRLETIETDGDGYVPDLLSVLDGGELRTPVLTVAADLPLLEAAAVDRVLATHGDVNRSRTVCVPAALKRRLGASVESRLDSNDHLAPTGLNVVGTTDETEDMIDVRYTYRLAVNVNRLQDSRLAKALVDRSESVDRGRID from the coding sequence ATGTGTGGGGGATCGGGAACTCGCCTCGAGAGCCAGCGCGAAAAGCCGTTGCATCCGATCGGTGGCGTTCCGATGGTCGACCGCGTCGCGACCGCACTCGAGGCGAGTCGCATAGAGACGATCTACGCGGCGGTCTCTCCGAACGCACCCGAGACGCGGGCACACTTAGAACGCAGTAGTCGTCTCGAGACGATCGAGACCGACGGCGACGGCTACGTCCCGGACCTGCTGTCGGTCCTCGACGGAGGGGAACTGAGGACACCGGTGCTTACGGTCGCCGCGGATCTCCCGTTGCTCGAGGCCGCGGCCGTCGATCGCGTCCTCGCGACCCACGGCGATGTGAATCGGTCGCGGACCGTCTGCGTTCCGGCGGCGCTCAAACGCCGCCTCGGCGCGAGCGTCGAGTCTCGACTCGACTCGAACGACCACCTCGCACCGACCGGACTCAATGTGGTCGGCACAACTGATGAGACAGAAGACATGATCGACGTACGTTACACGTACCGACTCGCGGTCAACGTGAATCGACTCCAAGACAGCCGACTCGCAAAAGCGCTCGTCGACCGCTCCGAATCGGTCGATCGAGGGAGGATCGACTGA
- the cobS gene encoding adenosylcobinamide-GDP ribazoletransferase, translating into MIGRLIGAVRGAFGFLTRLPVAHRDGDWDAFRSTPLAFPIVGLVAGAIASIPLFGTEVLPPTAVAFGYVLAVYAVTGVHHLDGVADLGDALVVHGDRERRREVLTDTTTGVGALLAVTIVVVGLALGGLGLAGLPVLIAVGIVIGAEVGTKLAMAVVACFGTASYEGMGRQITEASTPGGFVVPAGIVIPAAALAWPHPGTVALCGALAGVALPWYWARRFLGGISGDVFGAANEIGRVAGVHAGVIAWTLL; encoded by the coding sequence ATGATCGGACGCCTGATCGGTGCCGTCCGCGGCGCGTTCGGGTTTCTGACGCGACTTCCGGTAGCCCACCGAGACGGTGACTGGGACGCGTTCCGGTCGACCCCACTGGCGTTTCCGATCGTCGGTCTCGTCGCGGGTGCGATCGCTTCGATTCCGCTGTTCGGTACCGAGGTATTACCGCCGACGGCGGTGGCGTTCGGATACGTGCTCGCGGTCTATGCGGTTACGGGAGTTCACCATCTCGACGGCGTCGCGGATCTCGGTGACGCGCTCGTGGTCCACGGGGACCGCGAGCGTCGGCGAGAGGTCCTAACGGATACGACGACCGGCGTCGGCGCGTTGCTCGCGGTAACCATCGTCGTCGTCGGGCTCGCCCTCGGCGGTCTCGGGCTGGCCGGGCTCCCGGTACTCATCGCGGTCGGTATCGTGATCGGAGCCGAGGTCGGAACGAAGCTCGCGATGGCGGTCGTGGCCTGTTTCGGGACGGCGAGCTACGAGGGAATGGGGAGGCAGATCACCGAAGCGTCGACGCCCGGTGGATTCGTCGTTCCCGCGGGGATCGTCATCCCGGCGGCAGCGCTGGCCTGGCCCCATCCGGGAACGGTCGCCCTGTGCGGGGCGCTCGCCGGCGTTGCTCTCCCCTGGTACTGGGCGCGCCGATTCCTCGGCGGAATCAGCGGCGACGTGTTCGGCGCAGCCAACGAGATCGGACGCGTCGCCGGCGTCCACGCGGGGGTGATCGCGTGGACGCTATTGTGA
- the cbiB gene encoding adenosylcobinamide-phosphate synthase CbiB, with protein sequence MALTTLALIGFAFSLDLLIGEPRTALHPVAWFGRLVDAVDREWADTDRGQRLIGVAIAAVLPLVPAAVAAGAVLAASRWIALLGAVVAGVVLFLTTSLRSLLELTEEVVTATGDDLETAHERIRGLVGRETSTLSPAEVRSGALESAAENLSDGLIATMLPFAVLAPISLPLAAGAAAWIKGVNTLDSMLGYPSKPIGTASARLDDLVMWIPARVTAASIAGAAANPTALRCARTWAREPASPNSGWPMATLACVLSVRLSKRGEYVLNPDADLPSVSDGDRAVTLVGMAAAVSVLIAAVLSVGVATVGTPPATAVVTSASEVLIRTIAAGLERAVVTNWPVVGER encoded by the coding sequence GTGGCACTGACGACGCTCGCACTGATCGGATTCGCCTTCAGTCTCGACTTGCTGATCGGAGAGCCCCGGACTGCACTCCATCCGGTCGCGTGGTTCGGTCGTCTCGTGGATGCCGTCGATCGGGAGTGGGCGGACACCGATCGCGGGCAACGACTCATCGGTGTCGCCATCGCCGCAGTGTTGCCGCTCGTTCCGGCGGCGGTCGCCGCCGGAGCCGTCCTCGCCGCGTCGCGCTGGATCGCACTTTTGGGGGCGGTCGTCGCCGGCGTCGTGCTCTTTTTGACGACCAGTCTGCGATCGCTTCTCGAGCTGACCGAGGAGGTCGTCACGGCTACGGGGGACGACCTCGAGACGGCCCACGAGCGAATTCGCGGACTCGTAGGACGGGAGACGTCGACGCTCTCGCCGGCGGAGGTGCGAAGTGGGGCACTCGAGAGTGCGGCCGAAAACCTCTCCGATGGACTGATCGCGACCATGTTACCTTTCGCCGTGCTCGCACCGATCTCACTCCCTCTCGCAGCGGGCGCAGCAGCGTGGATAAAAGGCGTCAACACGCTGGATTCGATGCTCGGGTATCCGTCGAAACCGATCGGGACCGCGAGCGCCCGTCTCGATGATCTCGTGATGTGGATTCCGGCTCGGGTGACGGCGGCTTCGATCGCTGGTGCCGCCGCGAACCCGACGGCGCTCCGTTGTGCGCGAACGTGGGCTCGAGAACCGGCGTCGCCAAACTCCGGCTGGCCCATGGCCACGCTCGCGTGCGTGCTCTCGGTTCGGCTGTCGAAACGCGGCGAGTACGTGCTGAACCCGGATGCCGATCTGCCGTCGGTTTCGGACGGGGACAGGGCGGTCACGCTCGTCGGCATGGCGGCAGCCGTCTCGGTCCTGATCGCCGCCGTCCTGTCGGTCGGCGTTGCGACGGTGGGGACGCCACCAGCCACAGCCGTGGTCACTAGCGCGAGCGAGGTCCTGATCCGAACGATCGCGGCCGGACTCGAGAGAGCAGTTGTCACGAACTGGCCGGTGGTGGGTGAGCGATGA
- a CDS encoding HAD family hydrolase, whose translation MGVSFDLFGTLVTADRPVDPAEAVAAELEARDVSVPDDWSQAYAERHVDAPVGAEVPLPAHVSHALASRGVAWTENAVRRAVVAAFDPAVETAPGALESIEAARARGPVAICSNCSVPELVSRTIVRAAFDRDDFDAIVTSVGCGWRKPAPEIFELTADELGVAPEELKHVGDDPRTDGGVERIGGTAVVLEDSPLESVPDRLAHTSGGTDR comes from the coding sequence GTGGGAGTCTCGTTCGATCTCTTCGGAACGCTCGTCACCGCCGACAGGCCCGTCGACCCGGCCGAAGCCGTCGCAGCCGAACTCGAGGCGCGCGACGTCTCCGTTCCCGACGACTGGAGCCAGGCGTACGCCGAGCGACACGTCGACGCTCCCGTGGGTGCGGAGGTTCCACTCCCCGCCCACGTTTCACACGCGCTCGCGAGCCGCGGAGTCGCCTGGACGGAGAACGCCGTGCGGCGCGCAGTCGTCGCCGCCTTCGATCCCGCGGTCGAAACTGCTCCCGGTGCGCTCGAGTCGATCGAGGCCGCCCGTGCGCGCGGTCCGGTCGCGATCTGTTCGAACTGTAGCGTTCCCGAACTGGTGAGCCGGACGATCGTCAGAGCCGCGTTCGATCGGGACGACTTCGACGCGATCGTGACGAGCGTCGGCTGTGGCTGGCGCAAACCCGCTCCCGAAATATTCGAGCTGACGGCCGACGAACTCGGCGTTGCTCCGGAAGAGCTCAAACACGTTGGCGACGATCCGAGAACCGACGGCGGCGTCGAACGAATCGGCGGAACCGCAGTGGTGCTCGAAGATTCCCCGCTCGAGTCGGTTCCGGATCGTCTCGCCCATACGAGCGGAGGGACCGACCGATGA
- a CDS encoding translation initiation factor IF-2 subunit beta: MDYESSLERAMDDVPDIGGDEQRLQIPDARAQKDGAFTRFTNLGEIADVLSREDEHLHRFVQREMGTSGKLEDGRGRYNGTFSTTDFDAAIDAYVDEYVLCSECGLPDTRLVREDRTPMLRCDACGAFRPVTKRSTTSQQHQQADAVEEGKTYTVEITGTGRKGDGVAEKGSYTIFVPGSEEGDVVEIYIKNISGNLAFARLA; this comes from the coding sequence ATGGATTACGAGTCGAGTCTCGAGCGGGCGATGGACGACGTCCCGGATATCGGGGGCGACGAACAGCGGCTACAGATCCCCGACGCGCGGGCCCAGAAGGACGGCGCGTTTACGCGGTTTACCAACCTCGGAGAGATTGCGGACGTTCTCTCGCGGGAGGACGAACACCTTCACCGATTCGTCCAGCGCGAGATGGGAACGAGCGGAAAACTCGAGGACGGACGCGGACGATACAACGGTACGTTCTCGACGACGGATTTCGACGCTGCGATCGACGCCTACGTCGACGAGTACGTCCTCTGTTCGGAGTGTGGACTGCCGGATACGCGTCTCGTCCGCGAGGATCGGACGCCGATGCTCCGGTGTGACGCCTGCGGTGCGTTCCGTCCGGTGACCAAACGCTCGACGACCAGCCAACAGCACCAGCAGGCAGACGCCGTCGAAGAAGGAAAAACCTACACCGTCGAGATCACCGGCACCGGCCGCAAGGGAGACGGCGTCGCGGAGAAAGGAAGTTATACGATCTTCGTCCCCGGCTCGGAGGAAGGGGACGTCGTCGAGATTTACATCAAGAACATCTCGGGCAACCTCGCGTTCGCTCGACTGGCCTGA
- a CDS encoding DUF5789 family protein, which produces MSERDPDRDRTQDRAERRASRRADRTESILEDVDRNLGEFEYPITSEELAAEYGSEPIDMPNETESLGSVFDRLAGEQYADPEAVREAVYGAITGESGDRNEANAERDLDRLDEGQQDSRGEDGRGPL; this is translated from the coding sequence ATGAGCGAACGCGACCCGGACCGAGATCGCACACAGGATCGGGCCGAACGGCGCGCATCGCGGCGAGCGGATCGGACCGAATCGATTCTGGAGGACGTCGACCGCAACCTCGGGGAGTTCGAGTACCCGATTACCAGCGAGGAACTCGCGGCCGAGTACGGGAGCGAACCGATCGACATGCCGAACGAAACCGAGTCACTCGGAAGCGTCTTCGATCGGCTCGCCGGGGAGCAGTACGCCGATCCAGAGGCAGTCCGAGAAGCGGTGTACGGCGCGATCACCGGCGAGTCCGGTGATCGGAACGAAGCGAACGCCGAACGCGATCTCGATCGTCTGGACGAGGGCCAACAGGACTCCCGTGGTGAAGACGGACGTGGTCCTCTCTGA
- a CDS encoding DHH family phosphoesterase, with protein sequence MVFRLVLGCGTVGRHVVERLSERDNDGRLLVIADDEAAVEALRDESVPARQGDPTDASVIRNVDAPDVLFVGADRSDVNRAILETARAQFPRASIVAYRGGNPSENDRSLFDELADHVIDAADSIVDGVLDQTASPSAETAIELRQHLESIDGRLAVVTHDNPDPDAIASAVALVDIAAAVGLEADACYFGDISHQENRAMVNLLDLDLRNLSPDEPLTDYDAFALVDHSRPGVNDQLPEELYVDIVIDHHPPRGPVSASFVDLREHAGATSTVLTEYIDRFSLTFHPATATALLYGIRIDTNDFMREVAPADFRAASILWPHVDTSLLERIEQPTVDGETLGTIARAIQNRIRRDSIAVASVGRLTDRDALPQAADQLLAMEGVETTLVFGFEDEMAFLSARSRANDIDLGATLRDAFDRIGSAGGHADMAGAQLEIGILGDVDDSDEVDSIVSVVEEVITNRFFEAIDTRPGSSVGTYTRTSEWLFTQHGETDGGESA encoded by the coding sequence ATGGTTTTCCGGCTCGTGCTCGGCTGTGGGACCGTCGGTCGCCACGTCGTCGAACGGCTGTCCGAGCGCGACAACGACGGCCGTTTGCTGGTCATCGCGGACGACGAAGCCGCAGTCGAGGCGCTTCGTGACGAGAGCGTTCCCGCTCGTCAGGGTGATCCCACCGATGCCAGCGTCATCCGAAACGTCGACGCTCCCGACGTTCTCTTCGTCGGCGCTGATCGAAGCGACGTAAACCGGGCCATCCTCGAGACGGCGAGAGCGCAGTTTCCGCGCGCATCGATCGTCGCCTATCGAGGCGGCAATCCATCCGAAAACGATCGATCGCTCTTCGATGAACTCGCAGATCACGTCATCGACGCCGCCGATTCGATCGTCGACGGCGTTCTCGACCAAACGGCCAGTCCCTCGGCCGAGACCGCGATCGAACTCCGTCAACACCTCGAGTCGATCGACGGACGGCTCGCGGTCGTTACCCACGACAACCCGGATCCGGACGCGATCGCGAGTGCGGTCGCACTCGTCGACATCGCCGCCGCGGTGGGACTCGAGGCGGATGCCTGTTACTTCGGAGACATCTCACATCAGGAAAACCGGGCGATGGTCAACCTGCTCGATCTCGACCTCCGAAATCTTTCGCCGGACGAACCGTTGACGGACTACGACGCGTTCGCTCTGGTCGATCACTCCCGACCGGGCGTCAACGACCAGCTTCCCGAGGAACTCTACGTCGATATCGTCATCGACCACCATCCGCCGCGTGGTCCGGTCTCGGCGTCGTTCGTCGACCTCCGCGAACACGCTGGCGCGACCAGCACGGTCCTGACCGAGTATATCGACCGGTTCAGTCTCACGTTCCATCCCGCGACAGCGACCGCCCTCTTGTACGGGATTCGTATCGACACGAACGATTTTATGCGTGAGGTCGCTCCGGCGGACTTTCGAGCCGCTTCGATCCTGTGGCCCCACGTCGATACGTCCCTGCTCGAGCGAATCGAACAGCCGACGGTCGACGGGGAGACCCTCGGGACGATCGCCCGGGCGATACAGAACCGAATTCGACGCGATTCGATCGCGGTCGCGAGCGTCGGCCGATTGACCGATCGCGATGCGTTGCCCCAGGCGGCCGATCAGTTACTCGCGATGGAAGGGGTCGAAACGACGCTCGTGTTCGGATTCGAAGACGAGATGGCGTTTCTCTCCGCGCGGTCTCGAGCGAACGATATCGACCTCGGTGCGACGCTTCGTGACGCGTTCGATCGGATCGGCAGCGCGGGTGGCCACGCGGACATGGCCGGTGCACAGCTCGAAATCGGGATCCTCGGTGATGTAGACGATTCGGACGAAGTCGATTCGATCGTTAGCGTCGTCGAAGAGGTGATTACCAACCGGTTCTTCGAAGCGATCGACACGCGACCAGGATCGTCCGTCGGCACCTACACGCGAACCAGCGAGTGGCTGTTCACGCAGCACGGAGAGACTGACGGCGGTGAATCGGCCTGA
- a CDS encoding CBS domain-containing protein, whose amino-acid sequence MDVASDRRKPQVEEYMTRDVATVSPDTTVGSVAKRIAESDKHSGFPVCDRRRVEGFVSARDLLLASNDEPIFKVMTTDLLVAHPDMKVNDAARVILRSGIQKLPVVDDAGNLVGIISNADVIRSQIERATPEKVGKLKRTLEQIHEIELGEERRTVPLSELTPTQGKVYADELEGRRYELDRGLAEPLVVIDNGGTLLLADGHHRVLAADRLGIDEMDAYVIVIAGEIELGMAKTAAKEELEGISDIDVVDYARHPLVQTTKRLQSQE is encoded by the coding sequence ATGGACGTCGCGTCGGACAGGAGAAAACCCCAGGTCGAGGAGTACATGACTCGGGACGTTGCGACGGTCTCGCCGGACACGACCGTCGGTTCGGTTGCAAAGCGGATCGCCGAGAGCGACAAGCACAGCGGGTTCCCCGTCTGTGATCGCCGTCGCGTCGAAGGATTCGTCAGCGCCCGTGATCTGTTGCTCGCCTCGAACGACGAACCGATCTTCAAGGTAATGACGACCGATCTACTCGTCGCACATCCGGATATGAAGGTAAACGACGCGGCACGCGTTATTCTTCGATCCGGAATCCAGAAACTCCCCGTCGTCGACGACGCGGGGAACCTCGTGGGAATCATCTCCAACGCCGACGTCATCCGCAGTCAGATCGAGCGAGCGACCCCCGAGAAGGTCGGGAAGTTGAAACGAACTTTGGAGCAGATTCACGAGATCGAACTCGGTGAAGAGCGTCGGACCGTTCCCCTCTCCGAACTCACGCCAACTCAGGGCAAGGTCTACGCCGACGAACTCGAGGGTCGACGCTACGAACTCGACCGCGGCCTCGCTGAACCGCTGGTGGTGATCGACAACGGCGGCACGCTCTTGCTCGCGGACGGGCATCATCGGGTGCTTGCCGCCGATCGCTTAGGAATCGACGAGATGGATGCCTACGTCATCGTCATCGCCGGCGAGATCGAACTCGGAATGGCGAAAACGGCGGCCAAAGAGGAGTTAGAGGGAATCAGCGACATCGATGTCGTCGATTACGCCCGCCACCCACTCGTTCAGACGACGAAACGTTTGCAGTCACAGGAATAA